In Helianthus annuus cultivar XRQ/B chromosome 8, HanXRQr2.0-SUNRISE, whole genome shotgun sequence, a single genomic region encodes these proteins:
- the LOC110873389 gene encoding aquaporin NIP2-1-like, with the protein MYYLSINPEGHGVVRSVPTELKKDHNEIWSYPSLVVSLAYPLVSGGGHDVPFIKTKTPENCQFTVSVLSKVYYPPGFSRKVLAEAVATFLLVFVTCGSAALTTSDDGKLSQLGASLAGGLIVTVMIYVVMMF; encoded by the exons ATGTATTACCTTAGCATCAATCCTGAAGGTCATGGTGTTGTTCGTTCTGTCCCAACTGAATTGAAGAAAGATCACAATGAAATCTGGAGTTATCCCAG CTTGGTGGTTAGTTTGGCTTATCCTCT TGTCAGCGGCGGCGGTCACGATGTTCCCTTCATCAAAACTAAAACACCAGAAAACTGCCAGTTCACAGTTTCTGTCTTATCCAAAGTCTACTACCCACCTGGGTTTTCTCGAAAG GTGTTGGCGGAAGCGGTTGCTACATTCTTGTTGGTGTTTGTTACGTGTGGATCTGCGGCGTTAACCACAAGTGATGACGGGAAACTGTCGCAACTCGGAGCATCTTTAGCCGGTGGGCTGATTGTGACGGTCATGATCTatgttgttatgatgttttga
- the LOC118481307 gene encoding uncharacterized protein LOC118481307, with protein MYTNGRERRGRGERRGERKRRRRTTTAVAPSSATVTDLFLFGSRRRHRFSSNPGSSSDSSEFGFASVQALGSVVPVQVHVMVYLVQVQLWLRLCSVFNQVSSFSSTQYNSIRPKSTRCSFQLSQTRIVTDESSRIA; from the exons ATGTACACAAACGGGAGAGAGAGACGCGGCAGAGGAGAGAGACGCGGAGAGAGAAAGAGACGACGGAGAACGACGACGGCAGTGGCGCCGTCGTCTGCGACGGTGACGGATCTGTTCTTGTTCGGGTCACGGCGCCGACATCGGTTTAGTTCGAATCCCGGTTCCAGTTCGGATTCGTCTGAGTTTGGTTTTGCTTCTGTTCAAGCTTTGGGTTCGGTTGTTCCGGTTCAAGTACACGTTATGGTTTATTTGGTTCAAGTCCAGCTTTGGCTCAGGCTATGTTCAGTCTTCAATCAGGTGTCGAGTTTCAGTTCGACTCAATACAACTCGATACGACCCAAGTCAACTCGGTGTTCCTTTCAACTCAGTCAAACGAG gattgTGACAGATGAATCCAGTAGGATTGCCTAG